The following coding sequences lie in one Candidatus Edwardsbacteria bacterium RifOxyA12_full_54_48 genomic window:
- a CDS encoding DNA-directed RNA polymerase subunit alpha — translation MRWKSLQMPKGIIIDEANNTDIFGRFTAEPLERGYGLTLGNALRRVLLSSITGSAVVAVKIEGVLHEFSTIPGIMEDVTEIVLNLKQLRIRLHSEHPKTVYLKAQTKGRITAAQIEGDPDVEILNPDLHLATLSEDGSLKMELTVDHGRGYVPAEVFRKSYNTIGLIPLDAAFSPVSKVNFHVENCRVGERTDYDRLILEVHTDGSIKPDMAVSYAAKLLQDHIGLFQSFGDKPDELREDAVDNDMLKMRDMLNKPVEELELSVRSANCLRANNINTLGDLVQKTESEMLKYRNFGRKSLAELSVILKAMSLSFGMKVDQFLETKKKSK, via the coding sequence TTACAGATGCCGAAAGGCATTATCATAGATGAAGCCAACAATACCGACATTTTCGGACGTTTTACCGCCGAACCCCTGGAGCGCGGCTACGGCCTGACCCTGGGCAACGCTCTGCGCCGGGTTCTGCTGTCCTCCATAACCGGGTCAGCAGTGGTGGCGGTCAAGATCGAGGGGGTGCTGCATGAGTTCTCCACCATCCCCGGCATCATGGAGGATGTCACCGAGATCGTGCTCAACCTGAAGCAGCTCAGGATCCGGCTGCATTCCGAGCATCCCAAGACCGTCTACCTGAAGGCCCAGACCAAGGGCCGGATCACCGCCGCCCAGATCGAGGGCGACCCCGATGTGGAGATCCTGAACCCCGATCTGCACCTGGCCACCCTGTCCGAGGACGGCAGCCTGAAGATGGAGCTGACGGTGGATCACGGCCGGGGATACGTGCCGGCCGAGGTGTTCCGCAAGTCATACAACACCATCGGGCTGATCCCGCTGGATGCGGCCTTCTCCCCGGTCTCCAAGGTGAATTTCCACGTGGAGAACTGCCGGGTGGGCGAGCGCACCGACTACGACCGCCTGATACTGGAGGTCCACACCGACGGCTCCATCAAGCCGGACATGGCGGTATCCTACGCCGCCAAACTGCTGCAGGACCACATCGGGCTGTTCCAGTCCTTTGGAGACAAACCCGACGAACTGCGCGAGGATGCGGTGGATAACGACATGCTTAAGATGCGGGATATGCTCAACAAGCCGGTGGAGGAGCTGGAGCTGTCGGTCCGCTCGGCCAACTGCCTGAGAGCCAATAATATCAACACTCTGGGCGACCTGGTGCAGAAGACCGAGAGCGAGATGCTCAAGTACCGTAATTTCGGACGCAAATCCTTGGCCGAGCTGTCGGTGATCCTCAAGGCTATGAGCCTGAGCTTCGGAATGAAGGTCGACCAATTTCTGGAAACCAAGAAGAAATCCAAGTAA
- a CDS encoding 50S ribosomal protein L17: MRHRKDTVKLSRTRSHRAALVSNMVTSLFKYERIKTTITKAMVIRRDAEHMISIAQKGTLAARRQVATVVKDQTVLRKLFDVIVPRMKDKKSGFISIVKLWPRHGDAALLAQMELFGAPDKVKPEEAGKKAKAAPKKKPASAKAAADKSEKKEEGEKKAPKAKKEKPEKKAVKKEAKKAE, encoded by the coding sequence ATGAGACACCGTAAAGATACCGTCAAATTAAGCCGCACCCGGTCCCACCGGGCCGCATTGGTCAGCAACATGGTGACCTCCCTGTTCAAATACGAGCGGATAAAGACCACCATCACCAAGGCCATGGTGATCCGGCGCGACGCCGAGCACATGATCAGCATCGCCCAGAAGGGCACCCTGGCCGCCCGGCGCCAGGTGGCCACCGTGGTCAAGGACCAGACGGTGCTGAGGAAGCTGTTCGATGTGATCGTCCCCCGGATGAAGGACAAGAAGTCGGGCTTTATCTCCATCGTCAAGCTGTGGCCCCGCCACGGCGACGCCGCCCTGCTGGCCCAGATGGAGCTGTTCGGCGCTCCGGACAAGGTGAAGCCCGAGGAGGCCGGAAAGAAGGCCAAGGCCGCACCCAAGAAGAAGCCCGCCTCCGCCAAGGCTGCGGCGGACAAGTCCGAGAAAAAGGAAGAGGGCGAGAAAAAGGCCCCCAAGGCCAAGAAGGAAAAGCCGGAGAAGAAGGCCGTCAAAAAAGAGGCCAAGAAGGCGGAATAA